A single region of the Anaerolineales bacterium genome encodes:
- a CDS encoding molybdopterin-dependent oxidoreductase: MMVNFRLNGKPTAVDVPAETTLLEALRDRLGVFGVKHGCETGECGACSVLFDGVIVNSCVMLVGQADGHDVTTIEAVGDQPAPGWRQSTGLDPLQQAFVETGAIQCGYCTPAMILAARALLERTLDPSEDEVRQAMAGVLCRCTGYIKPVQAVLRAAAVLRGEPVEPIDGPLLAPFDLFTPPDGEAEPSGAGRGDLATRLQLLPRIQVPPQAAPRSVIGKPEPKVDAVKLAQGKPAFTADIEMRGMLTAKVLHSPHAHARIRRIDVTAARALPGVAAVLTWQDIPRVAYSTAGQSDPLPAPLDTVSLDSKVRFVGDRVAFVAAETEAIAEQALGLIQVDYEVLPALLDPSQAMQPGAPVVHDQPDYVNFAESDPSINRAAEIHIDIGNVDEGFREADQIFEGEYAVPKVQQASIEPHVVVTYWDEDDRLVIRTSTQVPFHVRRMLAPVLGLPLKRIRVIKPRVGGGFGGKQEVLIEDVAAHLTIATGRPVRFEYTRAEEFFASRSRHPMRFRLRTGVKRDGTITAHEMYCLSDTGAYGCHGLTVAGNTGHKAMALYVGDGKYRQSPNIRFHADVVYTNTPPAGAFRGYGVPQGFWPVERQMAKIAHALGLDPLAFRLQNALRAGEVHPFSAVWSEGREPRPEIINTCGLADCVRLGAAAIGWQDKHDNPGWHTLPGKPHLRRGIGVATVMQGTAIPYLDMGGASLKMNEDGSFNLLVGATDIGTGSDTVLAQQAAEVLGILVEDILVHSSDTDFTPFDKGAYASSTTYISGTAVIRAAQMAGEQIRRRAARLLSAAGVAEIGADEIRLADRQAWSPDGRSVSMTQIALNSLHHEDQEQIMGVGSYMSPVAPPPFAAQFAEVTVDIDTGQIQVDRLVIAVDAGVIINPLTASGQIEGGMTQALGYAVCEEMIYDAQGRPRETDLRDYHIFAADEMPALETIFVETIEPSHPFGVKAAGEIPLDGVAPAIGNAVFDACGASVDVIPITPERLWRALEP, translated from the coding sequence ATGATGGTTAACTTCCGGTTGAACGGGAAGCCAACGGCAGTCGACGTGCCGGCGGAAACGACGCTGCTCGAGGCCTTGCGGGACCGCCTCGGGGTGTTCGGGGTGAAGCACGGGTGCGAGACCGGCGAGTGCGGGGCATGTTCCGTGCTGTTCGACGGCGTGATCGTCAACTCGTGCGTGATGCTGGTCGGGCAGGCGGACGGACACGACGTGACGACGATCGAGGCTGTCGGCGATCAGCCGGCACCGGGCTGGCGACAGTCCACGGGGCTGGATCCGTTGCAGCAGGCCTTCGTGGAAACCGGGGCTATTCAATGCGGCTACTGCACTCCGGCCATGATCCTCGCCGCTCGGGCGCTGCTCGAACGCACGCTCGACCCATCCGAAGACGAAGTGCGCCAGGCGATGGCTGGTGTGCTCTGCCGCTGTACCGGCTACATCAAGCCCGTGCAGGCGGTGCTGCGGGCAGCGGCGGTGCTGCGAGGGGAACCGGTCGAGCCGATCGACGGACCCCTGCTGGCGCCGTTTGATCTCTTCACCCCGCCGGACGGCGAGGCGGAGCCTTCAGGCGCCGGGCGCGGGGACCTGGCGACGCGGCTGCAGCTGCTGCCGCGCATCCAGGTCCCGCCACAGGCTGCGCCGCGCTCGGTGATCGGCAAGCCCGAGCCGAAGGTCGATGCCGTCAAGCTGGCCCAGGGCAAGCCCGCCTTCACCGCCGACATCGAGATGCGGGGCATGTTGACGGCCAAGGTCCTGCATAGTCCCCACGCCCATGCTCGCATCCGCCGGATCGACGTCACCGCGGCCCGGGCGTTGCCCGGAGTGGCGGCAGTGCTCACCTGGCAGGATATCCCCCGCGTGGCCTACTCAACCGCCGGCCAGTCGGATCCGCTTCCCGCACCCTTGGACACGGTCTCGCTGGACTCCAAGGTGCGCTTCGTTGGCGACCGGGTGGCGTTTGTAGCGGCCGAAACCGAGGCCATCGCTGAGCAGGCGCTCGGACTGATCCAAGTTGACTACGAAGTCCTGCCAGCTCTGCTCGATCCGTCGCAGGCGATGCAGCCCGGCGCCCCCGTCGTCCATGACCAGCCGGACTATGTCAACTTCGCCGAATCGGACCCGAGCATCAATCGCGCGGCGGAGATCCACATCGACATCGGCAATGTGGATGAGGGGTTCCGGGAAGCGGACCAGATCTTCGAGGGGGAATACGCCGTCCCCAAAGTCCAGCAGGCGTCCATCGAACCGCATGTGGTGGTGACGTATTGGGACGAGGATGACCGCCTGGTGATCCGCACGAGCACGCAAGTGCCCTTCCATGTGCGCCGCATGCTGGCGCCGGTCCTCGGGCTGCCGCTGAAGCGCATTCGGGTGATCAAGCCCCGCGTCGGCGGCGGGTTCGGTGGAAAGCAAGAGGTCCTGATCGAGGATGTGGCTGCCCACCTGACGATCGCTACCGGTCGGCCGGTTCGCTTCGAGTACACCCGCGCCGAGGAGTTCTTCGCCTCCCGTTCGCGCCACCCGATGCGCTTCAGGCTTCGCACCGGCGTCAAGCGCGACGGGACGATCACCGCCCACGAGATGTACTGCCTGAGTGACACCGGCGCCTACGGTTGCCACGGCCTGACGGTCGCCGGCAACACCGGCCACAAGGCGATGGCCCTGTACGTCGGCGACGGCAAGTACCGGCAGTCCCCGAACATCCGCTTCCATGCCGATGTCGTCTACACCAACACGCCGCCGGCCGGCGCTTTTCGCGGCTACGGCGTCCCGCAGGGTTTCTGGCCGGTCGAGCGCCAGATGGCGAAGATCGCCCATGCCCTTGGCCTGGATCCGCTGGCCTTCCGCCTGCAGAATGCCCTCCGGGCGGGCGAGGTGCATCCTTTCAGCGCCGTCTGGTCGGAGGGGCGAGAGCCGCGACCAGAGATCATCAACACCTGCGGCTTGGCGGACTGCGTTCGGCTCGGGGCGGCCGCTATCGGTTGGCAGGACAAGCATGACAACCCCGGGTGGCACACGCTGCCGGGGAAGCCGCACCTGCGGCGGGGCATCGGCGTGGCGACCGTGATGCAGGGAACCGCCATCCCCTATCTCGACATGGGGGGAGCCAGCCTCAAGATGAACGAAGACGGCTCCTTCAATCTGCTTGTCGGCGCCACCGATATTGGAACCGGCTCGGACACGGTGCTGGCGCAACAGGCGGCTGAGGTGCTGGGGATCCTGGTTGAGGACATCCTCGTACACTCGTCCGACACGGATTTCACCCCCTTCGATAAGGGCGCCTACGCCTCGAGCACCACCTACATCTCCGGCACCGCCGTCATCCGGGCGGCGCAGATGGCGGGAGAACAGATTCGCCGGCGGGCGGCCCGGCTGTTGTCCGCGGCCGGCGTGGCGGAGATCGGCGCGGACGAGATCCGCTTGGCCGACCGACAGGCATGGTCCCCCGATGGCCGATCGGTCAGCATGACCCAGATCGCCCTGAACTCCTTGCACCACGAGGACCAGGAGCAGATCATGGGGGTGGGATCGTACATGTCTCCGGTGGCGCCGCCGCCATTTGCCGCCCAGTTCGCCGAGGTCACCGTCGACATCGACACCGGCCAGATCCAGGTCGACCGCCTGGTCATCGCCGTCGACGCCGGGGTGATCATCAACCCGCTGACCGCCTCCGGCCAGATCGAGGGCGGGATGACCCAGGCACTGGGCTATGCCGTGTGCGAGGAGATGATCTATGATGCACAGGGCCGGCCGCGCGAAACCGACCTTCGTGACTACCATATCTTCGCCGCCGACGAGATGCCGGCGCTGGAGACCATCTTCGTCGAGACCATTGAGCCTTCGCACCCCTTCGGCGTGAAGGCCGCCGGCGAAATCCCGCTGGACGGGGTGGCCCCGGCGATCGGCAATGCTGTGTTCGATGCCTGCGGCGCGAGTGTTGACGTGATCCCCATCACCCCTGAGCGGCTGTGGCGGGCGCTGGAGCCGG
- a CDS encoding FAD binding domain-containing protein yields MDDGKAHKMTPIEYERPDSLEQALRLLPQGQPLGGGTALAPQRRELALVIDLQGLPLDQLSVDEGGIRLGATLKLQALVESAPRLPAALVLAAGLEAPLNLRNMATVAGTIVACDGRSPLVAVLLAMEAAARLAPGDSAVPLDSLLDARPEGLSGRLITSIDLRPVVRLQYEQVARSPKDRPIVCAALGRLLGEAGQTEYRLVLGGHGSRPARVLRAEQALQGGDLEAAGAAAAAAYAEAGDAWASSAYRSHVAAVLTRRLAQAVAR; encoded by the coding sequence GTGGATGACGGAAAGGCGCACAAGATGACCCCGATCGAATACGAACGACCGGATTCACTGGAACAGGCGCTGCGCCTGCTCCCTCAGGGTCAACCGCTGGGAGGCGGTACAGCGCTTGCCCCGCAGCGGAGGGAGCTCGCCTTGGTGATCGACCTGCAGGGGCTTCCCCTCGACCAACTGAGTGTGGACGAGGGGGGGATTCGGCTGGGTGCCACGCTGAAGCTGCAAGCGCTCGTCGAGTCCGCGCCTCGATTGCCGGCGGCTCTGGTGCTTGCTGCCGGGCTCGAGGCACCGCTCAACCTGCGCAACATGGCAACTGTGGCGGGCACAATCGTCGCCTGCGACGGCCGTTCGCCGCTGGTGGCGGTGCTGCTGGCGATGGAGGCCGCAGCTCGGCTTGCCCCAGGTGATTCGGCCGTTCCGCTGGATTCGCTGCTTGACGCCAGGCCGGAAGGCCTGTCCGGCAGGCTGATCACGAGCATTGACCTGCGTCCGGTGGTGCGCCTGCAGTACGAGCAGGTTGCCCGGTCGCCGAAGGACCGTCCGATCGTGTGTGCCGCCCTCGGCCGCCTGCTGGGCGAGGCGGGACAAACCGAATACCGACTCGTACTGGGCGGTCACGGCAGCCGTCCGGCTCGCGTCCTGCGCGCCGAACAGGCGCTGCAAGGCGGCGACCTGGAGGCGGCAGGCGCTGCGGCCGCCGCCGCCTACGCCGAAGCCGGGGATGCATGGGCCTCTTCGGCTTATCGGTCCCACGTGGCGGCCGTGCTCACGCGCCGCCTGGCGCAGGCGGTGGCCCGATGA
- a CDS encoding PaaI family thioesterase: MGLRLAFYSTGPGEVACEYSAPEHFQGYPGVVHGGIVASMLDETVGRAAMEGDSNRFMMTAKLEIRYRQPVPTGTPLRVVGRLVSRRGRVAHATGQIVLPDGMVAAEAQAMLVDLPDLPGQDQTLESLGWKVYPD; the protein is encoded by the coding sequence GTGGGGTTGAGGCTGGCGTTCTACAGCACCGGGCCCGGGGAGGTCGCCTGCGAGTACTCTGCCCCCGAGCACTTCCAAGGCTACCCGGGTGTGGTCCACGGCGGCATCGTGGCCTCGATGTTGGACGAGACTGTGGGACGGGCCGCGATGGAAGGCGACAGCAACCGTTTCATGATGACGGCCAAACTGGAGATCCGCTACCGGCAGCCGGTTCCGACGGGCACCCCCCTACGGGTGGTGGGGCGCCTCGTGAGCCGGCGCGGCCGGGTGGCGCACGCCACCGGCCAGATCGTTCTGCCCGACGGCATGGTGGCCGCTGAGGCGCAGGCGATGCTCGTGGATCTGCCCGATCTGCCCGGGCAGGATCAGACGTTGGAAAGCCTCGGCTGGAAGGTGTACCCGGATTAG
- a CDS encoding LLM class flavin-dependent oxidoreductase → MSQARAALYLQDSHDLRDGLDYVRLAEQAGFEAVWQAESRLVRDAIVPMAAYAAVTERIKVGSGVINNWTRNIGLLAATFLTLDDLAPGRIVCGIGAWWDPLAKNVGIQRTKPLLAMRETVLTLRRLLAMERVTFHGEFVHVDGIELDVVHGRREPRHVPILIGATGMKMMELAGEIADGVVLNYCVPPEYNDPAIEALERGARQAGRSLDQIDRPQLIVCSVHPDRAQALDSTRQLLAQYLAQQPHIAQASGVSAEVVEKIQAILGWPATYEQIQRAKHLVSDELVERITASGTPDEARGKVQEYMRHGATCPILYDVSGDPHLLIETFSPLREM, encoded by the coding sequence ATGAGCCAAGCGCGCGCTGCCTTGTACCTGCAAGATTCCCACGATTTGCGCGACGGGCTGGACTATGTCCGCCTGGCGGAGCAGGCCGGGTTTGAGGCGGTCTGGCAAGCAGAGTCCCGGCTGGTGCGAGATGCGATCGTCCCCATGGCGGCCTACGCTGCGGTCACCGAGCGGATCAAGGTCGGCTCGGGGGTAATCAACAACTGGACTCGCAACATCGGCTTGCTGGCCGCCACCTTCCTCACGCTGGACGATCTGGCGCCAGGGCGCATCGTGTGCGGTATCGGGGCTTGGTGGGACCCGCTGGCAAAGAATGTCGGAATCCAGCGCACGAAACCCCTGCTGGCCATGCGGGAGACGGTGCTCACGCTGCGCCGCTTGCTAGCCATGGAACGGGTTACCTTCCATGGGGAATTCGTCCATGTCGACGGTATCGAGCTGGATGTGGTGCACGGTCGTCGGGAGCCGCGCCACGTCCCGATCCTGATCGGCGCCACCGGCATGAAGATGATGGAGCTGGCCGGCGAGATCGCCGACGGCGTGGTGCTCAACTACTGCGTTCCCCCGGAGTACAACGACCCGGCGATCGAGGCCCTCGAGCGCGGGGCGCGCCAGGCCGGACGCTCGCTGGACCAGATCGACCGGCCGCAGCTGATTGTGTGCTCGGTGCACCCCGATCGCGCCCAAGCCCTGGACAGCACCCGCCAGCTTCTCGCGCAATACTTGGCTCAGCAGCCCCATATTGCACAGGCCAGCGGCGTCTCCGCCGAGGTGGTCGAGAAGATCCAGGCGATCCTCGGCTGGCCGGCGACCTACGAGCAGATCCAGCGCGCCAAGCATCTGGTTTCTGATGAGCTGGTCGAACGGATCACGGCTTCGGGCACGCCGGATGAAGCCCGAGGCAAGGTTCAGGAGTACATGCGCCACGGCGCCACCTGCCCGATTCTGTATGACGTCAGCGGCGATCCGCACCTGCTGATTGAGACTTTCAGCCCCCTCCGGGAGATGTGA
- the cofC gene encoding 2-phospho-L-lactate guanylyltransferase — protein MTVWAVVPVKPLRRSKSRLSHALGVEERQALSKSLLTHTLDCLAQAEAVDRIAVVSGDPAVRAMACNWETVFVEDPPQGGLNQALNHARQAALRGGAAQVLVLPADLPRLTPEAINQLTGLVDGPPCVVIAPDRHGSGTNALLLAPPALIEYAFGPLSFFRHLQLAEAAGVQPRVCQLPALALDLDLPEDLRLLSEPAPLAGTEA, from the coding sequence ATGACCGTGTGGGCCGTGGTTCCCGTTAAACCGCTGAGGCGATCGAAGTCGAGGCTGTCTCACGCCCTCGGGGTGGAGGAACGCCAGGCGCTGAGTAAGAGCCTGCTGACCCACACCCTGGACTGCCTGGCGCAGGCCGAGGCGGTGGACCGGATCGCCGTCGTCAGCGGTGACCCAGCCGTCAGGGCCATGGCCTGCAACTGGGAAACGGTCTTCGTCGAGGATCCCCCTCAGGGTGGCCTGAACCAGGCACTCAACCATGCCCGGCAGGCAGCGCTGCGTGGCGGCGCAGCGCAGGTGCTCGTGCTGCCGGCGGACCTGCCGCGGCTAACCCCCGAGGCGATCAATCAGCTGACCGGCCTAGTGGATGGTCCTCCCTGCGTCGTCATTGCGCCCGACCGCCATGGCTCGGGCACGAACGCCTTGCTGCTGGCGCCGCCCGCTTTGATAGAATACGCCTTTGGACCCCTCAGCTTCTTTCGCCACCTGCAGTTGGCGGAAGCAGCCGGCGTCCAACCGCGAGTTTGCCAATTGCCGGCGTTGGCGCTGGACCTGGATCTCCCGGAGGACTTGAGGCTGTTGTCGGAGCCGGCGCCACTCGCAGGGACCGAGGCGTGA